Within the Arachis duranensis cultivar V14167 chromosome 10, aradu.V14167.gnm2.J7QH, whole genome shotgun sequence genome, the region TGCCACTCGTCCTCGCTTTTGTCCAACCTGACATATAAGCTTCACATCACAGGGCCACAGAAAAGACAACAAAGTCAAACTTTGAATCAGCAAAAATAGTCATTCTAAAGCAGTAATGGTGTTTAAGTACCTTTTGTGCACCCTCAGTGTTTATTGGCCTGATGGCTGGATTTGGACCAACAATTCCATCAAAAAGGGATATGTATTTAGCATAATTTGGCTCTTCATCAAACTTCAAATTCACCACATATTCAGCAAACTGCCGGAAAGGTTGAGGACAAAAGCAACATAAAGTTTCTGGAGAAGTGgccatcttcttcttgcaaaCAAGAAATCCTTTGTTTTCTCCCTGCACCAACACTTTCATGACAACCACGCAATTTCACTAATTTGTAAGACTAACATGACAAAATTTGAAACCATGAAAAACCTGAAATCCTTGCCAAGGAAGCCGACCACGAAGAAGGAACACAAGTGTGTAAGCAAGAGATTCTAAGTCATCTCTCCTGCTACCAGTTCTACCAAGATGAGCATGCACACTAGCATAACGAACTGTACCCCTGTGGCAAGAATACAGTACACAAAACCTGTCAGAATGCACATGTTCACTAACACTAAGGCTTATAGtgagaaacaaacaagtaaattaCCTAAATACATCTGGACGCTGatcatactcaacatgaagtcCGGTAGAACTATCACGCCATCGAGTTGCTGCATAGAAAATGGGAGTAAAACCAATAATAAAGCTTCATGAGAAGTCAGGAAAACCTTCATTTATAATGTAGTATGAAAGATTCAAGGATAATGTGATATGTTTACCTAATCCAAGATCAACTAAAAACAGCTTCTTTGCATTTGACGTTTCCGGTGGGCCAAGCAAAAAGTTCTCAGGCTTTACATCACCATGAACATACCTGCAATAATGGTAACATAATGATGATGACACCTTTCTTTTGGAGCCAAAAACACCAGCATATGCTAGACTTGAGACTtcagatattttaaataaatcaaactttACTTGTCTAAAAGCACTAGCCAATTAGTTCCCCAAAAAAATGTAGACAAAAATCATAAACAGAATCAGGAAGATGGGTATCACCCTCTCGAATGTATCTTCTCCAATATAGAGATAGCCTCAATCGCAATGCATGCCACCATTTCAGTTGACATCCTAAATCCAAAAGGAGTAGTCAAGGTTAGCAATCTAATATTCACGACAGTAAGAGAATTAAGATGCACTATTTCAGCATTTCTGAGAGATCCTTACGTGTGTGAGTTGTTATTCCAGACATCCCATAGACTAGGGCCAAGCATATCCATAACCTGCATGCAACATCATGTTATGAACATATAAAGAAACACCTCCTAGAAGATGGGGAAACAAAAGAGAAACCTAAGAAGACATACCATAACATAGTAATCACCTTGCCGCCCTTTGTAATGAACTCGGGGAACACCATGACTGCCACCTAATGCACTACAAGATGTAATAAAACAGCAAAGTTAACACTATGATAAGCTTAGCTTTAAAATCCCAAAAATACCCTCTTGAGCTTGTATCACACTCTTATTAATATCCATTCAATAATTATGTAACGCATCAGCAGAGACAGCTAACAGGATAAATTCAGGAAGaagagaataaataaataaataaataaagaagaagaagaagaagaagaagaagaagaagaagaagaagaagaagaagaagaagaagaagaagaagaaagacttACTTGTAAACCTGCCACTCATATGGGGGTCCATAATTACAACCCTTACTGCTTCTGTGTTCAAATTTCAACGCTACCTGCAGTTATTTAAAGAACAATAAGAATAACATCATAACAAATAACTATATAACTTCATAACCGCAACAATGTCACTCGTATCAAACCTCAATAGCCCCAGCACCAGTTCGATCACCGTAGCTAGTGGCTCCAAGGCGACGACCAACATAAACCTGTCCAAACCCTCCCTTCCCAAGTCTTCCTTCAACCCTGTACATCGGTGAACCACCAACCTGGACCTGTTATAAACCAAAAAAGGGGTTACTTTTTCCCAGTTCTTAGAGAAATAACAAAAACCTATTCTTAGAAAATACTAGCCCCTTTATTAATCTGAAGTTTCCTTCTTTGTGTTCGCTTCTTTCTCAATATCATTCCGAAAACGAGACTCTTAAAAGAGACAATAACAGTTTCATGCATGTCTAAAAAAAACTGCAACAAACCTTCTCTGGAACTGGAGCAGTGGTTCCTTCCTCTTCAGCTCCCGGAGCCTTGTCGGCGCTTCGACCGCCGCTATCGTAATCATCCATGTCCTCCTCCCTCAAAACCCTAATACTACCGGCgttgttcttgttcttcttgattGCAACGTCGTTCACAACTTTTCCGACTTCATCGGCCGAGGCTTTAGCGGCGATCGCGTTTTTCTGCCTCCGATTCCTCCTGTTCGGTGCAGCAACAGCTGTTCTCTTCCTCGGTTTGGCTCCTCCGGCCACCGGCGGGTCCGGCAGAACAATCGGGTTCGGATCAGCAGCGCCTAACAGTTCTTTGTTATTGTTCGTTGTGCGTTGTCGGGAACGGAGCTCAGGCATGGCAAGGATGCggtggtggtagtggtggtggttGGTGGTGGTCCATGAAGGATAAGAGAGACAAAGTTCAGGAAGGTTCTAGAACGACCGGCGTGTGTAAGAAGGTTAAAAAAATGGATGTGGTTGCAAATAGCGAAAGGAAAAGTGTGGagtttgaaaaacagaaatggGTGAGATGAAGTGATAGTGAAGACGATCAAACGgcccaaaaaaacaaaaacaaaaaatagggTTGGGGATGCGAGGGAATTTTAGAGATCTGTGGAGGGAAACCggtgaaaaatatattaataaaataattttaatgaaataatatgaaatttcaattttttttttttttggtctgaACTATGAGAAAGAAGACTAAGGAAGAAGAGGTGTTTTCCCTTGAGTAAACTATCAATTCGGCTATGTCCATTTATCCAAATGACGATGcgattttttactaaaaaaatattcgtTTCGGACTTTGATTCTATGCTTCGGCTGCCAATACGATTTTTCTGTCACTTttacaacaaaaaattaacgAAAACGTGTCTAGATAAACGGATGAGGTGGATGACTAAGGTGGTTAGGTGGAAGATGGAAGTCCACGTGGCTTGTTGGAAACGACAGAAGCTTATCTGTCCTCTTCCACATCACACTAACGACGTCGTTTTGACATCTTCAAAAGTCGTTTCGTTTCGCGCTTTATATATTTTCTCATAAAGACTTATTGTCTTTCtattacaattattttttaaaccttAACAAAAAACTTTCTTCTCCATCGAGGCAATGGTGAGTGCTCACAAGTTTGCTGACAAAGCCTCTGACGGTGAAGTTGCCGGCAGTTGGACGGCGTTGTTGACGGAACTTAGATGGTTCTGTAGACAGCACAGATTATTAAGGTTAGTATCGCTACTATCCCGTGTGTGATCCTCAGTCTGCCATGTAACCATTATTATTTGTATTCAGTCGTGGTGTAGGGTTTAAAAAGGTTAAAATATTGTTTCTCTTGCCATGTCCTACGagttttatgtatttaaataacataaaatgtAGAGATGtgttaaaaaataacttttttatgtaataaattaaagaaagttGGAACATATTATTAGAATTGGGTGTTTATATTGATgtgagattaaaaaaaatgtgttacatgtttaaattttttaattaggatTTAACAaaggttcttttattttcccAGATAACTGAATGTCTGGTTACCACCGTGTTTCACTATGGAAAATATTTTTACCTATTTGAATGAAAAAGTCCATAAGTTTCCACCATTAGATGTTAAcctgattaattattttgatctgGTGGCCTTGTTTAAAGAATTAGACAACCTGGAGTATAACGCTATGTACTGGTGTGATATGACTACCTCTAACTTGGAGACTGGACTTCATGCCATTAACGAGAATAAAGAAATTAATGAACTGAGAGAGGGTATTATTAAGAATAGGGAGAGAGATGAATTTTACATCTACTTTAATCATCCTGTGGATCTACTAGAGGTAGTTGGTGATGGAGTTGGGGAGGAAGTTGTGGTTTTCAGTGAGGCTCATCCCCtgattcatcatcatcttcctcTGATGGTGGATATGAAAGTGCTGAGAATAAGGCTTATAAGCCTCCTCCTTCTAGATATGAGTCTGATGATAGTAGCAGTGATGATAG harbors:
- the LOC107470755 gene encoding casein kinase 1-like protein HD16 → MPELRSRQRTTNNNKELLGAADPNPIVLPDPPVAGGAKPRKRTAVAAPNRRNRRQKNAIAAKASADEVGKVVNDVAIKKNKNNAGSIRVLREEDMDDYDSGGRSADKAPGAEEEGTTAPVPEKVQVGGSPMYRVEGRLGKGGFGQVYVGRRLGATSYGDRTGAGAIEVALKFEHRSSKGCNYGPPYEWQVYNALGGSHGVPRVHYKGRQGDYYVMVMDMLGPSLWDVWNNNSHTMSTEMVACIAIEAISILEKIHSRGYVHGDVKPENFLLGPPETSNAKKLFLVDLGLATRWRDSSTGLHVEYDQRPDVFRGTVRYASVHAHLGRTGSRRDDLESLAYTLVFLLRGRLPWQGFQGENKGFLVCKKKMATSPETLCCFCPQPFRQFAEYVVNLKFDEEPNYAKYISLFDGIVGPNPAIRPINTEGAQKLICQVGQKRGRVAMEEDDDEQPKKKVRMGMPATQWISVYNARRPMKQRYHYNVADVRLAQHIDKGNEDGLYISCVASCSNLWALIMDAGTGFNSQVYELSPYFLHKEWIMEQWEKNYYISAVAGANNGSSLVVMSKGTHYLQQSYKVSDSFPFKWINKKWREGFYVTAMATAGSKWAIVMSRGAGFSDQVVELDFLYPSEGIHHRWDGGYRITSTAATWDQAAFILSVPRRKPSDETQETLRTSAFPSTHVKEKWAKNLYIAAVCYGRTVS